One window from the genome of Nitrosospira multiformis encodes:
- a CDS encoding RNA polymerase sigma factor, whose protein sequence is MRETVDAIYRSRSRHIFATLIRLLGDFDVAEEALHDAFRAALEQWPREGVPANPQAWLVSTGRFKAIDGIRRRARFEPLPDDVEERLAADGGDELDGEGLEDDRLRLIFTCCHPALSPDAQVALTLREVCGLTTEEIARAFLTAAPTLAQRIVRAKAKIRDTRIPYQVPPPVELPDRVDSVLRVIYLVFNEGYSASSGEALMRSDLSGEAIRVGRLLIELLPEPEALGLLALMLLQESRRAARSAPTGDLILLADQDRSLWNGHYIAEGSALVERTLSSRRFGPYTLQAAIAAVHANAPNAAATDWAEITRLYDLLLRIDPSPVIELNRAVAVAMRDGPLPGLALIDAILMRGDLADYHLAHSARADLCRRLGRAAEARASYERAHELARQEPERRFLKRRLRELPG, encoded by the coding sequence GTGCGTGAGACGGTAGACGCCATCTACCGTTCCCGCTCGCGCCATATCTTTGCCACGTTGATCCGCCTCCTTGGCGACTTCGATGTCGCCGAAGAAGCGCTGCACGATGCCTTCAGGGCGGCGCTGGAGCAATGGCCGCGCGAAGGCGTGCCGGCCAATCCTCAGGCATGGCTTGTTTCAACGGGCCGTTTCAAAGCGATCGATGGCATACGCAGAAGAGCCCGGTTCGAGCCGTTGCCGGACGACGTGGAAGAACGGCTGGCAGCCGATGGTGGCGATGAACTGGACGGCGAAGGACTCGAGGACGACCGGCTTAGGCTGATCTTCACCTGCTGCCATCCGGCCCTGTCTCCGGACGCTCAGGTGGCGCTCACCTTGCGCGAAGTATGCGGCCTGACGACCGAGGAGATTGCACGCGCTTTCCTGACCGCCGCGCCCACGCTGGCCCAGCGTATCGTGCGCGCCAAGGCGAAAATCCGCGACACGCGCATTCCTTACCAGGTGCCTCCCCCGGTCGAGCTACCGGATCGAGTGGACAGCGTCCTGCGTGTGATCTATCTGGTATTCAACGAAGGCTACTCCGCATCTTCAGGGGAAGCGCTGATGCGGTCCGATCTCTCGGGTGAAGCGATTCGCGTAGGCAGGCTGTTGATTGAATTATTGCCTGAGCCCGAAGCGCTTGGACTCCTGGCACTGATGCTGCTGCAGGAATCGCGGCGCGCAGCGCGCAGTGCGCCGACCGGTGATCTGATCCTGCTGGCCGACCAGGATCGTTCACTCTGGAACGGGCATTACATTGCGGAAGGATCGGCGCTGGTGGAGCGGACGCTATCGTCGCGGCGGTTCGGTCCATACACGCTGCAAGCCGCGATTGCGGCGGTACACGCCAATGCGCCCAACGCCGCGGCGACAGACTGGGCTGAAATCACCAGACTCTATGATTTACTGCTGCGCATCGACCCATCCCCTGTGATCGAACTGAACCGCGCCGTGGCGGTGGCAATGCGTGACGGACCCCTGCCAGGTCTGGCGCTCATTGATGCCATCCTGATGCGGGGTGATCTCGCTGACTACCACCTGGCGCACTCGGCACGCGCTGACTTGTGCCGGCGGCTCGGGCGAGCGGCGGAAGCACGAGCCTCCTACGAGCGCGCCCACGAACTCGCCCGGCAGGAACCCGAACGGCGGTTTCTTAAGCGCAGATTGCGTGAACTGCCGGGTTAA